Proteins from one Fragaria vesca subsp. vesca linkage group LG6, FraVesHawaii_1.0, whole genome shotgun sequence genomic window:
- the LOC101303145 gene encoding exopolyphosphatase-like: MYENMVLGVDIGGGSTEFVIGKQGRYVFGASLKLGHVSLTQKFGNSVGQIKEHIRVLWKDWRLSRGEVKGVVESLCGGGEGEKIRRKKFFERRSDFIVAGSVLLEEIFEVLGIEEMEVSGYALAEGVIAESLAKVDGGYALTANASWSSVVQLAMWYNGKKRMKAAAQCAITAKKIFEGLRKCDDLADNQFAASLDDKDLEYLEAASLLHNIGVFTGKKDYHKHSYCIIMIGEHLHGYSSEEVKLIALLARHHRKKLPSFDHTYFKQFSVEITKKFRFLCSILCFSVAHYDKWNSQNPKKRPLEF; encoded by the exons ATGTATGAGAATATGGTTTTGGGAGTTGATATTGGAGGTGGGTCTACTGAGTTTGTGATTGGGAAGCAGGGAAGATATGTTTTTGGTGCTTCATTGAAGTTGGGGCATGTGAGTTTGACCCAGAAATTTGGGAACAGTGTTGGTCAGATTAAGGAGCATATTAGGGTCCTCTG GAAGGATTGGAGGTTGAGTAGAGGAGAAGTGAAGGGTGTTGTTGAGAGTTTGTGTGGTGGAGGAGAGGGAGAGAAGATAAGGAGAAAGAAGTTCTTTGAAAGGCGGTCTGATTTTATTGTTGCTGGGTCTGTGTTGTTGGAGGAGATATTTGAGGTGCTTGGAATTGAGGAGATGGAGGTTTCTGGTTATGCATTGGCAGAAGGTGTTATTGCAGAAAGTTTGGCTAAGGTTGATGGTGGCTATGCTTTGACTGCCAATGCAAGTTGGTCATCTGTTGTTCAGCTTGCAATGTGGTATAATGGCAAGAAGAGGATGAAAGCTGCTGCTCAGTGTGCAATCACTGCAAAG AAGATTTTTGAAGGTTTAAGAAAATGTGATGACCTAGCTGATAATCAATTTGCTGCCTCCCTCGATGACAAGGATCTTGAATATCTTGAAGCTGCAAGTTTGCTGCACAATATTGGGGTTTTCACAGGAAAAAAAGATTACCATAAGCACTCTTATTGTATTATCATG ATTGGCGAGCATCTCCATGGTTACAGTTCTGAGGAGGTTAAG CTGATAGCACTACTTGCAAGACATCATAGGAAGAAATTACCAAGCTTTGATCATACTTACTTTAAACAGTTTTCAGTAGAG ATCACAAAGAAATTCAGATTTCTGTGCTCAATCCTCTGTTTTTCTGTTGCGCACTACGACAAATGGAATTCTCAAAATCCTA AAAAGAGACCATTGGAGTTCTAG
- the LOC101303441 gene encoding exopolyphosphatase-like, protein MASSSCSSSLFAAIDMGTNSFKMIIIRAYPNGKFLTIDRLREPVVLGRETTPTSSSSTPFTLSAQSQLIALEALKKFQNTLTSYKVSKAQVRCVATAAVREAVNKGVFLKCVSDNIGLEVDVLPGEEEARLVYLGMLQFWPMYENLVLGVDIGGGSTEFVIGKQGIVVFGASLKLGHVSLTQKFGNSVGQIREHIRLVVKESGLVRKIKNCGFEVVVGSSGTIKAVEKAVFNGYVNKSNVIEVGNVACIGDGRKDWRLSRGEVKGVVESLCGGGEGEKIRREKFFERRSEFIVAGAVLLEEIFEVLGIEEMEVSGYALAEGVIVESLAKVNGGYDLTANARWSSVVRLAMRYNGKKRMRAAVQCTNTAKEIFEGLRKSDDLADNQFAASLDDKDLEYLEAATLLHNIGVFMGKKGYHKHSYCIIMNGEHLHGYSSEEVKLIALLARHHRKKLPSSDHASFTQFPGEMTKKFRFLCTILRVSVALQKMEFSNSYEGFKLVNCGVKDQTSLLFNPLAEDIEEELRQELEYFKLVFFKELLMIAPLSVPDPR, encoded by the exons ATGGCTTCTTCTTCTTGTTCTTCATCACTCTTTGCAGCCATTGACATGGGCACAAACTCATTCAAGATGATCATAATCCGAGCCTACCCAAATGGCAAGTTCCTCACCATTGATCGTCTCAGAGAGCCTGTTGTTCTTGGCCGTGAAACCACTCCCACATCATCATCATCAACCCCTTTTACACTCTCAGCTCAATCTCAGCTCATTGCTCTTGAGGCTCTCAAGAAGTTTCAGAACACGTTGACATCATACAAAGTCAGCAAAGCCCAAGTCCGCTGTGTTGCCACTGCTGCTGTGCGTGAGGCTGTGAATAAAGGTGTGTTCTTGAAATGTGTTAGTGATAACATTGGTTTAGAGGTTGATGTGTTGCCTGGTGAAGAGGAAGCTAGGCTTGTGTATTTGGGTATGCTTCAGTTTTGGCCTATGTATGAGAATTTGGTTTTGGGTGTTGATATTGGAGGTGGGTCTACTGAGTTTGTGATTGGGAAGCAGGGGATAGTTGTTTTTGGTGCTTCATTGAAGTTGGGGCATGTGAGTTTGACCCAGAAATTTGGGAACAGTGTTGGTCAGATTAGGGAGCATATTAGGTTGGTTGTTAAAGAATCTGGGTTGGTTAGGAAGATTAAAAATTGTGGCTTTGAGGTTGTTGTTGGATCCTCTGGTACTATTAAGGCAGTCGAGAAGGCAGTGTTTAATGGGTATGTGAATAAGAGCAATGTGATTGAGGTTGGCAATGTAGCTTGTATAGGGGATGGTAGGAAGGATTGGAGGTTGAGTAGAGGAGAAGTGAAGGGTGTTGTTGAGAGTTTGTGTGGTGGAGGAGAGGGAGAGAAGATTAGGAGGGAGAAGTTCTTTGAAAGGCGGTCTGAGTTTATTGTTGCTGGGGCTGTGTTGTTGGAGGAGATATTTGAGGTGCTTGGAATTGAGGAAATGGAGGTTTCTGGTTATGCATTGGCAGAAGGTGTTATTGTAGAAAGTTTGGCTAAGGTTAATGGTGGGTATGATTTGACTGCCAATGCAAGGTGGTCTTCTGTTGTTCGGCTTGCGATGAGGTATAATGGCAAGAAGAGGATGAGAGCTGCTGTTCAGTGTACAAACACTGCAAAG GAGATTTTTGAAGGTTTAAGAAAAAGTGATGACCTAGCTGATAATCAATTTGCTGCCTCCCTAGATGACAAGGATCTTGAATATCTTGAAGCTGCAACTTTGCTTCACAATATTGGGGTTTTCATGGGGAAAAAAGGTTACCATAAGCACTCATACTGCATCATCATG AATGGTGAGCATCTCCATGGTTACAGTTCTGAGGAGGTTAAG CTGATAGCACTACTTGCAAGACATCATAGGAAGAAATTACCAAGCTCTGATCATGCTTCCTTTACACAATTTCCAGGAGAG ATGACAAAGAAATTCAGATTTCTATGCACAATTCTCCGTGTTTCTGTTGCACTACAGAAAATGGAATTCTCAAATTCTTATGAAGGCTTTAAGCTG GTAAACTGTGGTGTAAAAGATCAAACTTCTTTACTTTTTAACCCTCTAGCCGAGGATATTGAGGAAGAACTAAGACAAGAATTGGAATACTTCAAGCTG GTATTCTTTAAAGAGCTGCTCATGATTGCTCCTTTGAGTGTTCCAGACCCGAGATGA
- the LOC101293694 gene encoding uncharacterized protein LOC101293694 — MVPKRHFSDVGGAEFQFPVPESKRRPLFKNVARDVMRDGPLNEKAWENFFRKVVRDELENLLIPYLRGTSSRPPLQIGRSSGATGFQLHFINKLPSTIFTGSRVESEDGTPLQIMLRDAATQNVVSSGPLSSVKIEVLVLSSEFGSDDQEDWTEREFSNGLVKQREGKRPLVTGEVTLNLRDGVCFLNDIVFTDNSSWIRSRKFRLAARVVPKAPGDDIRIREAISEAFQVKDHRGELYKKHYPPSLNDEIWRLEKIAKDGAFHKRLAECGITTVKALLRSYMKDQSSLRNCFGSVPNKMWETIMEHALTCEIDEQKLYAYHRANITLLFNSIYKFEGVMIDKQLCDLEQLTPPEKVMVENLKLHAYKNEANMVLVDAATLFSLSKPLPSLQFNNPNSELQQYILQFPQQDEPPMHLGFHHSSPSTSYHYQSEGSNQLMVSLAPTSHPMQAFTPALRNSFSTEEFSSLQFNAENSWPQIVPTAQLGTTENLFPVQTTTWSPMNPNWGGQGTGFYFGSSSESGISGFVHNSGTVKKPKACWCKLRAAIKWWVSVRARRMARPLYLAS; from the exons ATGGTACCTAAGAGGCATTTCAGTGACGTGGGGGGTGCGGAGTTTCAGTTTCCGGTGCCGGAATCGAAAAGGAGACCTCTTTTTAAGAA TGTTGCTAGGGATGTGATGAGAGACGGTCCCTTGAATGAAAAAGCGTGGGAAAATTTCTTCAGAAAAGTG GTGCGAGATGAGCTGGAGAATTTGCTTATTCCCTACCTGAGGGGAACTTCGAG CAGGCCTCCTCTTCAAATTGGTCGTTCATCTGGAGCAACTGGTTTTCAGTTGCATTTCATCAACAAACTGCCATCAACAATATTCACAGGCAGCAGGGTGGAATCAGAAGACGGCACACCTCTTCAAATTATGCTACGTGATGCTGCTACGCAAAATGTGGTCAGTTCCGGTCCGCTGTCTTCAGTGAAGATTGAAGTGCTTGTTCTGAGTAGCGAATTCGGGTCTGATGATCAAGAGGATTGGACTGAGAGAGAATTCAGCAATGGCCTAGTCAAACAACGAGAAGGGAAGAGGCCGTTGGTGACTGGTGAGGTGACTCTTAATCTGCGGGATGGGGTGTGTTTTCTTAATGACATTGTCTTCACTGACAATTCAAGCTGGATCAGAAGCAGGAAGTTCAGACTAGCAGCTAGAGTTGTGCCGAAAGCTCCTGGTGATGACATTCGAATCAGGGAAGCTATAAGTGAGGCTTTTCAGGTGAAAGATCACCGCGGGGAGT TGTACAAGAAACACTACCCTCCATCCTTGAATGATGAGATATGGCGCCTGGAGAAGATAGCAAAGGATGGCGCATTCCATAAGCGATTGGCTGAGTGTGGGATTACTACTGTGAAGGCGTTGCTGCGGTCATATATGAAAGATCAATCCTCGCTACGAAAT TGCTTTGGTTCGGTCCCAAACAAGATGTGGGAAACAATAATGGAGCATGCATTGACTTGTGAGATAGATGAACAAAAGCTCTATGCTTACCATAGAGCCAACATAACCCTCCTGTTCAACTCAATCTACAAGTTCGAGGGAGTCATGATTGACAAACAACTCTGTGATTTGGAGCAACTCACCCCACCTGAAAAG GTTATGGTGGAAAATTTGAAGCTGCATGCGTATAAAAATGAAGCAAATATGGTCCTCGTGGATGCTGCAACTCTATTTAGCCTTTCAAAGCCTTTGCCTAGTCTACAATTCAATAATCCAAACTCAGAGCTGCAACAATATATTCTCCAATTCCCACAGCAAG ATGAACCGCCAATGCACTTGGGATTCCACCACTCATCGCCTTCAACTTCATATCATTATCAATCAGAAGGAAGCAATCAGTTAATGGTGTCTCTAGCACCAACTAGTCATCCAATGCAAGCGTTCACTCCAGCGCTACGCAACAGTTTCTCAACGGAGGAGTTCAGCTCCTTACAGTTCAATGCAGAAAACAGTTGGCCTCAAATTGTGCCAACTGCTCAATTAGGCACTACCGAAAACCTTTTCCCGGTACAAACAACAACTTGGTCTCCAATGAACCCTAACTGGGGGGGACAAGGGACCGGATTTTACTTCGGCTCAAGTAGCGAAAGTGGCATTTCCGGTTTTGTACATAACTCAGGGACGGTGAAGAAACCCAAGGCATGCTGGTGCAAGCTTCGTGCCGCCATTAAGTGGTGGGTTTCTGTTAGGGCTAGAAGAATGGCAAGGCCTCTGTATTTGGCCAGCTAG